One window of Pseudanabaena sp. FACHB-2040 genomic DNA carries:
- a CDS encoding YceD family protein → MKPSTEAVYIPNLLQAPAKTKAIDIETYYPELETLTPVRGEVTVTHQGNYLEVQGRGEAIITLTCHRCLQNYNHRLLVAPKELIWLQDPDVEAENYSLEREVAVEDLVETLPPDGYFSPQGWLYEQLCLALPQQQICSADCQGISLKQSNAKASDVDRRWAALAQLKVHLPEDTAQ, encoded by the coding sequence ATGAAACCTAGTACGGAAGCGGTCTACATTCCGAACCTGTTGCAGGCTCCGGCAAAGACCAAAGCGATCGATATCGAGACTTACTACCCAGAACTAGAAACGTTGACTCCTGTGCGGGGAGAAGTCACAGTCACACACCAAGGCAACTATCTGGAAGTGCAGGGTCGGGGTGAAGCCATTATTACCCTGACTTGCCACCGTTGCCTGCAAAATTACAACCATCGGCTGTTGGTTGCTCCTAAGGAACTGATTTGGCTGCAAGATCCTGATGTTGAGGCTGAGAACTACTCGTTAGAACGGGAAGTCGCTGTCGAGGATCTGGTAGAAACCCTACCGCCCGACGGCTATTTCTCGCCGCAAGGTTGGCTCTATGAGCAGCTTTGTCTAGCGCTGCCCCAACAACAGATCTGCAGTGCCGACTGCCAGGGTATTTCGCTAAAGCAAAGTAACGCCAAGGCTAGCGATGTGGATCGCCGCTGGGCGGCCCTAGCTCAACTGAAGGTGCATCTGCCCGAAGACACCGCTCAATAG
- a CDS encoding R3H domain-containing nucleic acid-binding protein encodes MNEQSQAAGVSWLESLLSFQGLEATVSPQLVEDAAGSSCWLVIDETHLSQAQVEGLIGPRGATLDSMQYLANTLLNLGKDTDGQQAFTIELAGYRARRQAELEAIAAQAAEQAQATGKEFEIRDLSSAERRQVHHFLKIHEGLETFSRGREPDRRLVVRQAGLQEGHET; translated from the coding sequence ATGAACGAACAATCTCAAGCCGCAGGAGTGTCCTGGTTAGAAAGTCTGCTTTCGTTTCAAGGGCTCGAGGCAACTGTTTCCCCCCAGCTGGTTGAAGATGCTGCCGGTTCTAGCTGCTGGTTGGTTATCGATGAAACCCATCTTTCTCAAGCTCAGGTAGAAGGGCTGATTGGTCCCCGAGGGGCAACGCTAGATTCGATGCAGTATCTAGCCAACACGCTGCTTAACCTGGGCAAAGACACAGACGGGCAGCAAGCCTTTACGATTGAATTAGCAGGGTATCGAGCTCGCCGGCAGGCTGAGCTTGAGGCCATAGCAGCCCAGGCGGCAGAGCAGGCTCAGGCCACCGGGAAGGAATTTGAAATTCGGGATTTGTCTTCAGCTGAACGCCGCCAAGTCCATCATTTCCTCAAGATCCATGAAGGACTAGAAACCTTTAGCCGAGGCAGAGAGCCGGATCGTCGTCTAGTGGTCCGCCAGGCGGGACTTCAAGAAGGTCATGAAACCTAG